GCATTCTTTCCGTTTTTTGAGAAACTTCGACTGCTGTCATCCGCAAAAAACGCGCCAGAGTCGGATACTTGCTACCACCGAGAAACTTTTCAAAGTgagtttcctcttttttccgCGCTGATAAAAGTCTTTCCACATCAGACAGTGCGTGCGTAAAAGCGTATATAAAACAGGTGCCATATGGGACACTTCAAAGTGAGAATACATAGCAGGTTTTTGCAGCCCTCGCCAGGCGCACAGTATACACTAAAGCCTCCACGCCGCGTTGGTGGCAACGTCAGCTCTCCATAATACCTGGAGCGTATTTCGATACTTTAGTGTGAGCATTTAGTGCTGCATGATGTTCTCGTCAATCCTGCAACAAACTTGAGAATGTCCACTGTGAGTTTATGGGCGTGTTAGTTTTATATTTCTTGCGCGCACCCTTTCCAcaatatttgcaatttttttctagtCTTGACCATGACAATAAATAATACAGTCTTTTGCACcaatgtttttattctatttcgGAGGTTAAATTTCAAAGGGATTTAAATGGAGTCTGTGTTCAATATAAGAACATATGAACGTATAATGTCAGATGTGTCTATGTCTGTTTaaacatcctgctgctgtctggatcaaatgatatttttgtgGTAGAGAGCCTGAGAATAACTGTtctgtttctgatttttgtATCTTTGAAATCAACTTTGCACTGTTTTGTTAATAAGGAAGTCATTGTCTGGTGGCTATATGTCTGGGATAATGTAATGAGGCGTTGGAGACGGTGGTGTGTTTAGCCTTGTTACCTAAATACCGTGGTTTTCAGAAGGAGAGAGATTGGCTGCTATTTAACGCTGTCTAGACGCTCCAGTTTCTGTCCAGTGATAACAAGGAGTCTCTGGGAATAAAGGACGACCCCCCTCCGAAGATTCTTCgtactttttttggtttgtggcTGCATTGTAAGGGCTGTCAGTCACAGTTGGGATAGGCAAGTGTTAACAGtctcgaaaaaaaaaatcagacaaaatacaGCCGGGAGGgcgagaggggagggagggagcgtCTCGGATAATACAGGCTGCGTGTGTGTCTAGTGCGTCTGGGTCAGCGGTTTTAGACGTTCAACATGCGACATTCgagctttttttctcctcttttttttacagctggGAACTGCTGGTTGCAGCAGGGGAAGAACGGGAGGTGCCAGGTGCTCTACATGCCGGGGATGAGCAGGGAGGAATGCTGCCGGAGTGGAAGACTGGGGACGTCCTGGACCGAGGAGGACGTCCCCAACAGCACTCTCTTTAGGTGGATGATCTTCAATGGCGGAGCCCCCAATTGCATACCTTGCAAAGGTGGAGGTGCACTCATTTCCCTTCGTTTTTCTCATAATACACATcatcagtcattttgtttgctaAATCATGCAGGTGATCTGATTTACGCACATGCGTAAAATATCCCTTTTTAGTGTGCACTTGTATACGCCAGAATAACTTTACGCACAAAATCCTCATCACAgacctttttttctttagaaaccTGCGACAATGTTGACTGTGGGCCTGGAAAGAGGTGCAAGATGAATAGGAGAAGTAAGCCGCGCTGCGTGTGCGCGCCAGACTGTTCCAACATCACCTGGAAAGGCTCAGTCTGCGGATCAGATGGGAAGACCTACAAAGACGAATGCGCGCTCCTGAAGGCGAAATGCAAAGGCCACCCAGACCTGGACGTGCAGTACCAAGGAAAATGCAAGAGTAAGtagatattttttaatgaaaatcctTTGCGAGGAGAGAACAGGCATTCGGTTCTTCTTAACTTTCTTATATATTGTGCCATTTTTCACaaaatctttctttctctcGTCAGAAACCTGCCGTGACGTCTTGTGCCCCGGCAGCTCCACGTGCGTCGTGGACCAGACAAATAACGCATATTGTGTGACGTGTAATCGGATTTGCCCCGAGGTGACGTCGCCTGAGCAGTACCTGTGTGGAAACGACGGGATCATCTATGCCAGCGCTTGTCACCTGAGAAGAGCTACCTGTCTCCTCGGCAGGTCCATCGGAGTCGCATATGAGGGAAAATGCATCAGTAAGTCTGCAGCCAGAGACATGAAAGCGTGAGACTCCCCGAGAACGCCTGCAGTCATTGACTTTGAATATTGTTTGAGTGCATTTTCTTCCTGGCCAGCTCTGCAGTAATTCACTGTTCATTTCTGCCAACATTCCAGTGAGAAGGGGGTCTCAGAAAGAgagagtgtatgtgtgtttggtAGTTGCTTGTGTTTGCTCAAGAAATGATAGACATCTTATTATTTCCTGATGTTGGCAGCACTATCCCATatgggagaggaggaaggagaaggggagggagagagagcaaaACAGGGGAGCGCTGGGGGCCATGAAGACATGCTTCAAGTTTTGAGTCAGATGGATTCTTATCCAGATAGCAGTCAATCTGACTCATGCAGGCTTAAAATGCTACTTTAAGCACAACTCTCTCTTCCTAACACAAGACCTAACCCTGTAAAGCaggatttaatttttattcctACCCTAGTTCTCCAAAAACATATATGATCTTGCCTGAAGAGCATTCGTGTATTCATGACAATCAGTCTCATCAAAGTTTTCCCCCTGTGGTGattccctcctctcttcttctagAGGCTAAGTCATGTGAGGACATCCAGTGCAGCGCAGGGAAGAAGTGTCTGTGGGATGCTCGGATGGGCCGAGGCCGCTGCTCGCTGTGTGATGAGGCCTGTCCGGAGAGTCGGACAGACGAGGCGGTGTGTGCCAGCGACAACACCACATATCCCAGTGAATGTGCCATGAAGCAAGCTGCTTGTTCTTTGGGGGTGCTGCTGGAAGTCAAGCACTCGGGATCTTGCAACTGTAAGtaaataacaaaagcaaaatatgaaaaacaaaataaacaaaaacatcccCCTTCCCTCTCCAAGCAAAAGACAATATTCCATGTTGCTCACCCAACAAAAACTCCCCCTGAAAGTGACCCCCTCCAACCCCTACTCTCTCCCAGCTCCCA
Above is a genomic segment from Amphiprion ocellaris isolate individual 3 ecotype Okinawa chromosome 6, ASM2253959v1, whole genome shotgun sequence containing:
- the fsta gene encoding follistatin-A isoform X3, with translation MFGMLKHHLHPGIFLLFLWLCHLMEHQKVQAGNCWLQQGKNGRCQVLYMPGMSREECCRSGRLGTSWTEEDVPNSTLFRWMIFNGGAPNCIPCKGGETCDNVDCGPGKRCKMNRRSKPRCVCAPDCSNITWKGSVCGSDGKTYKDECALLKAKCKGHPDLDVQYQGKCKKTCRDVLCPGSSTCVVDQTNNAYCVTCNRICPEVTSPEQYLCGNDGIIYASACHLRRATCLLGRSIGVAYEGKCIKAKSCEDIQCSAGKKCLWDARMGRGRCSLCDEACPESRTDEAVCASDNTTYPSECAMKQAACSLGVLLEVKHSGSCN
- the fsta gene encoding follistatin-A isoform X1, with product MFGMLKHHLHPGIFLLFLWLCHLMEHQKVQAGNCWLQQGKNGRCQVLYMPGMSREECCRSGRLGTSWTEEDVPNSTLFRWMIFNGGAPNCIPCKGGETCDNVDCGPGKRCKMNRRSKPRCVCAPDCSNITWKGSVCGSDGKTYKDECALLKAKCKGHPDLDVQYQGKCKKTCRDVLCPGSSTCVVDQTNNAYCVTCNRICPEVTSPEQYLCGNDGIIYASACHLRRATCLLGRSIGVAYEGKCIKAKSCEDIQCSAGKKCLWDARMGRGRCSLCDEACPESRTDEAVCASDNTTYPSECAMKQAACSLGVLLEVKHSGSCNSITEDQEEDEEDEDSDYMAYFHLSSILDG
- the fsta gene encoding follistatin-A isoform X2, which encodes MFGMLKHHLHPGIFLLFLWLCHLMEHQKVQAGNCWLQQGKNGRCQVLYMPGMSREECCRSGRLGTSWTEEDVPNSTLFRWMIFNGGAPNCIPCKETCDNVDCGPGKRCKMNRRSKPRCVCAPDCSNITWKGSVCGSDGKTYKDECALLKAKCKGHPDLDVQYQGKCKKTCRDVLCPGSSTCVVDQTNNAYCVTCNRICPEVTSPEQYLCGNDGIIYASACHLRRATCLLGRSIGVAYEGKCIKAKSCEDIQCSAGKKCLWDARMGRGRCSLCDEACPESRTDEAVCASDNTTYPSECAMKQAACSLGVLLEVKHSGSCNSITEDQEEDEEDEDSDYMAYFHLSSILDG